Proteins encoded within one genomic window of Pararhizobium capsulatum DSM 1112:
- a CDS encoding PAS domain-containing protein: protein MKALIELFWFKYAQLQQAARAGDDLLMEILGQEIDPVLLAIYEEVASNVAEARLQFQFVLDLLQKEADDLSSVLRQRGALETLADRYFGEAGYSSTKADPIGIPSIRKARMDEGFLNEAILDCMPDRIAVITRDYRYLYTNPINAARLDERPMDLVGRHVVEFVGLQRFEKRVKPNLDRCFSGEPVDYTFAKDADGRTVVVRCRMTPCRSSTGKIIGAILILQEIADRRRSIAA, encoded by the coding sequence TTGAAGGCACTGATAGAGCTTTTTTGGTTCAAATATGCGCAGCTGCAGCAGGCTGCACGGGCAGGTGATGACCTGCTGATGGAAATTCTGGGACAAGAAATTGATCCGGTCCTATTAGCAATCTATGAGGAAGTTGCTTCCAACGTTGCCGAGGCGAGACTTCAATTCCAGTTCGTGCTCGATCTTCTACAGAAGGAAGCAGACGACCTTTCCAGTGTTCTTCGTCAGCGCGGCGCGCTGGAGACGCTCGCCGATCGTTATTTCGGTGAAGCTGGTTATTCATCGACAAAGGCTGATCCGATCGGCATTCCATCGATTCGCAAGGCGCGCATGGATGAGGGCTTCCTGAACGAAGCCATTCTCGATTGCATGCCCGACAGAATTGCTGTGATCACCAGGGACTACCGTTATCTCTACACCAACCCCATCAATGCTGCCCGCCTTGATGAACGTCCGATGGACCTTGTCGGACGGCATGTCGTGGAGTTCGTTGGGCTGCAGCGCTTCGAAAAGCGGGTGAAGCCCAATCTCGACCGGTGTTTTTCAGGCGAGCCCGTGGACTACACCTTCGCCAAGGATGCCGATGGGCGCACTGTTGTCGTGCGCTGCCGCATGACGCCATGCCGCTCCAGCACGGGCAAGATTATCGGCGCAATTCTCATTCTTCAGGAAATTGCCGACAGGCGGCGTTCGATCGCGGCCTGA
- a CDS encoding 3-hydroxyacyl-ACP dehydratase FabZ family protein, whose product MLLEYFQMIDRVETVDLSSRTLTARSVVPAKSPVFDGHFPGYPIVPGVLLIETMAQACGFLVLAVTDFAAMPLLMSVDGAKMRTFVEPEAVLDIEAFLEHDGSGFAVVKAKITSAGKKICDAQLKLRTIPFDQVPLGPIVKKRAGEVGLFEALSARPQE is encoded by the coding sequence ATGCTTCTTGAATATTTCCAGATGATCGACCGCGTCGAAACGGTCGATCTTTCATCCCGAACCCTGACCGCCCGCTCGGTCGTGCCGGCCAAGAGCCCTGTTTTCGATGGCCATTTCCCCGGTTATCCCATTGTTCCCGGCGTACTTCTGATCGAGACCATGGCGCAGGCTTGCGGCTTCCTCGTGCTCGCTGTTACCGATTTTGCCGCGATGCCGCTTCTGATGTCCGTCGATGGCGCCAAGATGCGCACCTTCGTCGAGCCGGAAGCCGTGCTCGATATCGAGGCGTTCCTTGAACATGACGGTTCGGGCTTTGCAGTCGTGAAGGCGAAGATCACCTCTGCCGGCAAGAAAATTTGCGATGCGCAGCTGAAACTGCGCACCATACCTTTCGATCAGGTGCCGCTCGGGCCGATCGTCAAGAAGCGCGCGGGCGAGGTAGGGCTGTTTGAAGCCCTGTCCGCACGGCCACAGGAGTAG
- a CDS encoding beta-ketoacyl-ACP synthase, which translates to MSDAYKDHLGRPIIAVTGMGVMTSLGQGVTDNWSALTSGKSGIHKITRFPTEGLSTRISGTVDFIDIPAENAVERSYAMARETTLEALAQAGISGDFNGPLFLAAPPIEPEWSARFELADRSAPSERPGDAYNRFLAAMRVRPDPVFHEAVMFGSISERLSDRFGTRGLPVTLSTACASGATAIQLGVEAIRQGRTDRALTVATDGSVSAEALIRFALLSALSTQNDPPEKASKPFTKDRDGFVIAEGAATLVLESLEAAVARGARVYGILKGCGEKADLFHRTRSSPDGGPAIATIRAALADAGIDEAGIGYINAHGTSTPENDKMEYLSMSAVFGEKLPSIPVSSNKSMIGHTLTAAGAVEAVFSLQTMLTGTLPPTINYQNPDPAIVLDVVPNVKRDAQVSAVLSNSFGFGGQNASLVMTAEPA; encoded by the coding sequence ATGAGCGACGCCTACAAGGATCATCTCGGTCGCCCGATCATCGCCGTTACCGGTATGGGTGTCATGACCTCGCTGGGGCAGGGGGTCACGGACAACTGGTCCGCCCTGACATCGGGTAAGTCTGGCATCCACAAGATTACCCGCTTCCCGACGGAAGGTCTCTCCACACGGATTTCCGGCACCGTGGACTTCATCGATATCCCGGCAGAAAACGCTGTCGAGCGTTCCTATGCCATGGCCCGCGAAACGACGCTGGAAGCCCTGGCTCAGGCTGGTATCTCCGGCGATTTCAACGGCCCGCTGTTTCTCGCCGCACCCCCGATCGAGCCCGAATGGAGCGCCCGCTTCGAACTCGCCGATCGCTCCGCCCCCTCCGAAAGGCCCGGCGATGCCTATAACCGCTTCCTTGCGGCCATGCGCGTTCGCCCCGATCCGGTCTTCCACGAAGCGGTAATGTTCGGTTCCATCTCCGAGCGTTTGTCGGATCGTTTTGGCACGCGCGGCCTGCCGGTGACGCTCTCGACGGCCTGCGCTTCCGGCGCAACCGCCATCCAGCTCGGCGTCGAGGCGATCCGTCAGGGCCGCACCGACCGGGCGCTGACAGTCGCCACCGATGGCTCCGTCAGTGCCGAGGCGCTGATCCGTTTTGCGCTGCTCTCGGCCCTTTCGACCCAGAACGATCCGCCGGAAAAGGCCTCGAAGCCTTTCACCAAGGATCGTGACGGCTTTGTTATCGCCGAAGGCGCTGCAACGCTCGTCCTTGAGTCGCTGGAAGCGGCCGTCGCCCGCGGCGCCCGCGTCTATGGCATCCTGAAGGGCTGCGGCGAAAAGGCCGATCTCTTCCACCGCACCCGCTCGTCGCCGGACGGTGGCCCGGCGATCGCGACGATCCGCGCAGCCCTTGCTGATGCTGGCATCGATGAAGCGGGTATCGGCTATATCAATGCCCACGGCACCTCGACCCCGGAAAACGACAAGATGGAGTATCTCTCCATGTCGGCCGTCTTCGGCGAAAAGTTGCCGTCGATCCCGGTTTCGTCCAACAAGTCGATGATCGGCCATACGCTGACGGCGGCGGGCGCTGTCGAGGCGGTGTTCTCGCTGCAGACCATGCTGACCGGCACACTGCCGCCGACCATCAACTACCAGAACCCCGACCCGGCCATCGTTCTCGATGTCGTGCCGAACGTGAAGCGCGATGCACAGGTTTCGGCCGTTCTGTCGAACTCTTTCGGCTTTGGCGGCCAGAACGCCAGCCTTGTCATGACCGCGGAACCGGCATAA
- a CDS encoding beta-ketoacyl-ACP synthase encodes MSSGKQKSANDVVITGVGIVTSQGVGIEPHLALLSADKAPAAIVETERFAPYPIHPLPVIDWSEQIAKRGDQRQMENWQRLGVFSAGLALDDAGLKDDLDACGSMDMIVAAGGGERDINVDSLIVDEALKRNDREQLLNEKLTTELRPTLFLAQLSNLLAGNISIVHKVTGSSRTFMGEEAAGISAIETAFARIKAGQSTHTLVGGAFAAERLDMILLIEAIQGHALGGWSPIWSRPESGGMILGSVGAFLVLESREHAEARGARIYATIDDIGGDRGKRDEGKLEARLETLAAKGANETDTIVFSGTTGFPDLAAREKAFVEKTLPKAALRGYSGLVGHGLEAQFPLGLAFAALTLGSGAHVPPFDPAEKPLATQPKTAVVTTIGHARGEGVAVLSAE; translated from the coding sequence ATGTCCTCGGGTAAGCAGAAATCTGCCAATGACGTAGTGATCACGGGTGTCGGCATCGTCACCAGCCAGGGTGTCGGCATCGAGCCGCATCTCGCGCTTTTGAGTGCTGACAAGGCTCCGGCCGCCATCGTTGAAACCGAGCGTTTCGCGCCTTATCCGATTCATCCGCTGCCGGTCATCGACTGGTCGGAGCAGATCGCCAAGCGCGGCGACCAGCGCCAGATGGAAAACTGGCAGCGCCTCGGCGTCTTCTCGGCCGGCCTCGCGCTCGATGATGCTGGCCTCAAGGATGATCTCGACGCCTGCGGCAGCATGGACATGATCGTGGCCGCCGGTGGCGGCGAGCGCGACATCAATGTCGATTCGCTCATCGTTGACGAAGCCCTGAAGCGCAACGACCGCGAACAGCTCCTGAACGAAAAGCTGACGACGGAGCTGCGCCCGACGCTGTTTCTCGCCCAGCTTTCCAACCTGTTGGCCGGCAACATCTCGATTGTTCACAAGGTCACCGGCTCGTCGCGGACCTTCATGGGCGAGGAAGCAGCCGGCATCTCGGCAATCGAAACCGCCTTTGCCCGCATCAAGGCCGGACAGTCGACACACACGCTGGTCGGCGGTGCGTTCGCGGCCGAACGGCTGGACATGATTCTCCTGATCGAAGCGATCCAGGGGCATGCACTCGGCGGCTGGAGCCCGATCTGGTCGCGCCCCGAGAGCGGTGGCATGATTCTCGGTTCAGTCGGCGCTTTCCTGGTACTGGAATCACGTGAACACGCCGAGGCCCGGGGCGCACGCATCTATGCGACGATCGATGACATTGGCGGCGATCGTGGCAAGCGGGATGAGGGCAAGCTCGAAGCGCGCCTGGAAACGCTCGCCGCCAAGGGAGCCAACGAGACGGATACCATCGTCTTCTCCGGCACCACCGGTTTCCCCGATCTTGCCGCGCGTGAAAAGGCTTTCGTCGAAAAGACGCTGCCGAAAGCGGCGTTGCGTGGCTATAGCGGGCTTGTCGGTCATGGTCTTGAAGCCCAGTTTCCGCTCGGCCTTGCCTTTGCGGCGTTGACGCTGGGTTCCGGTGCCCACGTTCCGCCTTTCGATCCGGCCGAAAAGCCGCTCGCGACCCAGCCGAAGACGGCTGTCGTCACCACCATCGGCCATGCACGCGGCGAAGGTGTCGCCGTGCTTTCTGCGGAATAA
- a CDS encoding VOC family protein, with amino-acid sequence MGQKGNDRQIDNIEFVVSDIPRSRAFYGAAFGWSFTDYGPEYCEFTDGRLTGGLTTMGEIRTGGPLVILYADDLSETQARLEAAGAAIVKPVFAFPGGRRFQFLDPDGYELAVWSDK; translated from the coding sequence ATGGGCCAAAAGGGTAACGACCGCCAGATCGACAACATCGAATTCGTGGTCTCGGATATTCCGCGGTCAAGGGCGTTTTACGGCGCAGCATTCGGCTGGTCGTTCACGGACTACGGCCCCGAATATTGCGAGTTCACGGATGGCCGACTGACGGGTGGTCTGACCACCATGGGCGAGATCCGGACGGGAGGCCCGCTCGTCATCCTGTACGCCGATGACCTCTCCGAAACCCAGGCGAGGCTTGAAGCGGCCGGCGCCGCCATCGTGAAACCGGTTTTCGCCTTCCCGGGAGGTCGTCGCTTCCAGTTTCTCGACCCCGATGGATATGAACTGGCTGTCTGGTCGGACAAATAA
- a CDS encoding acyl carrier protein encodes MGVTATFDKVADIIAETSEIDRETITPESHTIDDLGIDSLDFLDIVFAIDKEFGIKIPLEQWTQEVNEGKASTEEYFVLKNLCAKIDDLKAAKG; translated from the coding sequence ATGGGCGTGACAGCTACATTCGACAAGGTTGCCGACATCATCGCAGAGACCAGCGAGATCGATCGCGAGACGATCACGCCGGAAAGCCACACGATTGATGACCTCGGCATCGACAGCCTCGATTTCCTCGACATCGTCTTTGCGATCGACAAGGAATTCGGCATCAAGATCCCGCTTGAGCAGTGGACGCAGGAAGTCAACGAAGGCAAGGCCTCCACCGAGGAATACTTCGTCCTGAAGAACCTCTGTGCCAAGATCGACGACCTGAAGGCCGCCAAGGGCTGA
- a CDS encoding LacI family transcriptional regulator, translated as MDEKSKPRHTPAPPGTGDRPTLKTIAFMTGLGITTVSRALKDAPDIGAETKERVRLVARQVGYQPNRAGVRLRTGKTNVISLVLSLEEEVMGLSSPIVIGISEVLADTPYHLVVTPYSSSKDALAPVRYVLDTGAADGVIISRTEPKDPRVALMMERNFPFATHGRTDMGLVHPYHDFDNEGFAYEAVRRLAELGRKRIVLLQPPPHLAFHRHMRRGFERGIHDFGGEAVPFNTVDIDNSLVEIRAAFETLMRGGDAPDGIVSGSGSSSIALIAALETVGKRLKHDVDMVSKVPSAVLSWLRPEVITMREDIRLAGRELAKAVLGRIAGRPAEELQSLSEPL; from the coding sequence ATGGACGAAAAGAGCAAACCGAGACACACGCCCGCGCCCCCCGGTACCGGTGACCGGCCTACCCTGAAAACCATCGCTTTCATGACGGGGCTTGGTATTACGACGGTCTCACGTGCCTTGAAGGATGCTCCGGATATCGGTGCCGAGACGAAGGAGCGAGTGCGGCTTGTGGCGCGCCAGGTCGGCTATCAGCCCAACCGCGCCGGGGTAAGGCTCAGAACCGGAAAAACCAACGTTATCAGCCTCGTCCTCTCCCTCGAAGAAGAGGTCATGGGTCTGTCGAGCCCTATTGTGATCGGCATTTCCGAAGTTCTGGCCGACACGCCTTACCACCTCGTCGTCACGCCCTACAGCTCATCCAAGGATGCGCTGGCGCCGGTGCGATACGTGCTCGACACGGGCGCAGCCGACGGCGTGATCATCTCGCGCACGGAGCCGAAGGACCCCCGCGTGGCGCTGATGATGGAGCGGAACTTCCCCTTTGCGACCCATGGGCGCACGGACATGGGGCTCGTCCACCCGTATCACGATTTCGACAATGAGGGCTTTGCCTACGAGGCGGTGCGACGCCTCGCAGAACTTGGCCGCAAACGGATCGTTTTGCTGCAACCGCCCCCTCACCTCGCCTTCCACCGCCATATGCGGCGTGGTTTCGAGCGCGGTATCCATGACTTCGGCGGCGAGGCCGTCCCGTTCAATACCGTCGATATCGACAACAGCCTCGTCGAGATCCGCGCCGCCTTCGAAACCCTTATGCGGGGAGGCGATGCGCCCGACGGGATCGTTTCGGGGAGCGGATCGAGTTCGATTGCGCTGATTGCAGCCCTTGAGACCGTGGGCAAGCGGCTGAAGCACGACGTCGATATGGTGTCGAAGGTGCCGAGCGCGGTCTTGAGCTGGCTGCGGCCGGAGGTCATCACCATGCGCGAGGACATCCGCCTTGCCGGCCGAGAGCTCGCCAAAGCAGTCCTCGGTCGTATTGCGGGCCGGCCGGCTGAAGAATTGCAAAGCCTCAGCGAGCCTCTCTGA
- a CDS encoding zinc-binding dehydrogenase encodes MRALQLLDDRKLEITDLPEPEAPGPGEVTLRVKAVALNHIDVWGWRGMAFAKRKMPLVIGAEASGVVDQIGPGVANVLPGQLVSIYGARTCGLCRPCREGRDNLCEHVGGVHGFHLDGFAQEKVNLPARLLVPAPPGIDAVAAALAPVTFGTVEHMLFDNAKLEPGETILVHAGGSGIGTAAIQLAKKIGCTVITTVGSDDKIERAKALGADHVINYRTDRFEGVVRKLTKKKGVDVVFEHVGKDTWAGSMLCMKRGGRLVTCGSTSGVSTDLNLMMLFQQQLKLLGSFGCRMENMADALQKMARGLVHPVIDTEVGFSDIDRALERMESRQVFGKIILRVD; translated from the coding sequence ATGCGCGCGCTGCAACTGCTCGATGACCGCAAGCTTGAAATCACCGATCTGCCGGAGCCCGAAGCCCCCGGTCCGGGCGAGGTGACGCTCCGGGTCAAGGCCGTCGCCCTTAATCATATTGACGTCTGGGGCTGGCGCGGCATGGCCTTTGCCAAGCGCAAGATGCCGCTCGTCATTGGCGCGGAAGCTTCTGGCGTGGTCGACCAAATCGGCCCCGGCGTTGCCAACGTCCTGCCGGGTCAGCTCGTCTCGATCTACGGCGCGCGCACCTGCGGCCTCTGCCGTCCGTGCCGCGAAGGTCGCGACAATCTCTGCGAACACGTTGGTGGCGTGCATGGCTTCCATCTCGATGGCTTTGCCCAGGAGAAGGTCAATCTGCCGGCCCGCCTGCTCGTTCCGGCCCCTCCGGGCATCGATGCGGTCGCAGCGGCCCTTGCCCCAGTCACCTTCGGTACCGTCGAGCACATGCTGTTCGACAATGCCAAACTCGAGCCCGGCGAAACCATCCTCGTCCATGCGGGCGGCTCCGGCATTGGCACGGCGGCGATCCAGCTTGCCAAGAAGATCGGCTGCACTGTCATCACCACGGTCGGGTCCGACGACAAGATCGAGCGCGCCAAGGCGCTTGGTGCCGATCACGTCATCAACTACCGCACCGACCGTTTCGAGGGCGTGGTGCGCAAGCTCACCAAGAAGAAGGGTGTCGATGTCGTCTTCGAACATGTCGGCAAGGATACCTGGGCAGGTTCCATGCTGTGCATGAAACGCGGCGGACGCCTCGTCACCTGCGGCTCGACCTCCGGTGTTTCGACCGACCTGAACCTGATGATGCTGTTTCAGCAGCAGTTGAAGCTGCTCGGCTCGTTCGGCTGCCGCATGGAAAACATGGCTGATGCCTTGCAGAAGATGGCGCGCGGTCTCGTGCATCCGGTAATTGATACCGAAGTCGGCTTTTCCGACATCGACCGGGCGCTGGAGCGCATGGAATCGCGCCAGGTCTTCGGCAAGATTATTCTGCGGGTGGATTGA
- a CDS encoding SRPBCC family protein: MSVMTARIVHTSISKPWKEVYDFASNPENIPRWASGLSEGLERDGEDWLTGGPLGTAHVRFSPPNDFGVIDHLVTMADGTQVHNALRVVPNGDGAEVMFTLLKLAAMSNEDFERDARWVTKDLQTLKNLIEGEEHGPKG; the protein is encoded by the coding sequence ATGAGCGTGATGACCGCCAGAATTGTCCACACCAGCATCTCGAAGCCGTGGAAAGAGGTCTATGATTTCGCTTCCAATCCCGAAAACATTCCTCGCTGGGCCTCCGGCCTCAGCGAGGGACTTGAACGGGATGGGGAGGATTGGCTGACCGGTGGGCCGCTCGGCACAGCGCATGTCCGCTTTTCACCGCCAAACGATTTCGGCGTCATTGACCATCTCGTGACAATGGCGGATGGCACACAGGTTCACAATGCACTGCGCGTGGTGCCCAACGGCGATGGTGCGGAAGTGATGTTTACGCTGCTGAAACTGGCGGCAATGAGCAATGAAGATTTTGAACGTGACGCAAGATGGGTCACAAAGGACCTGCAGACGTTGAAGAACCTGATCGAGGGAGAAGAACATGGGCCAAAAGGGTAA
- a CDS encoding ABC transporter substrate-binding protein has product MKLRLLAAALAATVVLPFGAANATDLEVTHWWTSGGEAAAVAELAKAFDATGNHWVDGAIAGSGGTARPIMISRITGGDPMGATQFNHGRQAEELVQAGLMRDLTDVATKGHWKDVIKPSSLLDSCTIEGKIYCAPVNIHSWQWLWLSNAAFKQAGVEVPKNWDEFVAAGPALEKAGIVPLAVGGQPWQAAGAFDVLMVAIAGKDTYQKVFGDKDADVAAGPEIAKVFKAADDARRMSKGSNVQDWNQATNLVITGKAGGQIMGDWAQGEFQLAGQKAGTDYTCLPGLGVNEVISTGGDAFYFPVLKDEEKSKAQDVLAETLLAPATQVAFNLKKGSLPVRGDVDLTAANDCMKKGLEILAKGNVIQGTDQLLSADSQKQKEDLFSEFFANPSITPEDAQKRFAEIIASAD; this is encoded by the coding sequence ATGAAATTGCGTTTGTTGGCTGCTGCATTGGCGGCAACTGTGGTGCTTCCATTCGGTGCGGCTAACGCGACCGATCTCGAAGTCACCCATTGGTGGACGTCCGGCGGTGAGGCTGCGGCCGTGGCCGAGCTCGCCAAGGCATTCGATGCGACCGGTAATCATTGGGTCGACGGCGCCATCGCCGGTTCCGGCGGTACCGCCCGCCCGATCATGATCAGCCGTATCACCGGCGGCGACCCGATGGGCGCCACCCAGTTCAACCATGGCCGTCAGGCCGAGGAACTGGTTCAGGCCGGTCTGATGCGCGATCTGACTGATGTCGCGACCAAGGGTCATTGGAAAGACGTCATCAAGCCGTCGAGCCTGCTCGACAGCTGCACGATCGAAGGCAAGATATATTGCGCGCCTGTCAATATCCACTCATGGCAGTGGCTGTGGCTTTCGAATGCCGCCTTCAAGCAGGCTGGTGTCGAAGTTCCGAAGAACTGGGATGAATTCGTCGCAGCTGGTCCGGCTCTCGAAAAGGCCGGCATTGTTCCGCTCGCCGTCGGTGGTCAGCCATGGCAAGCCGCTGGCGCCTTTGACGTGCTGATGGTCGCTATCGCCGGCAAGGACACCTACCAGAAGGTCTTCGGCGACAAGGATGCGGACGTTGCCGCAGGTCCGGAAATCGCCAAGGTCTTCAAGGCAGCCGATGATGCTCGCCGCATGTCCAAGGGTAGCAATGTCCAGGATTGGAACCAGGCGACCAACCTGGTCATCACCGGCAAGGCCGGCGGCCAGATCATGGGTGACTGGGCGCAGGGTGAATTCCAGCTTGCTGGCCAGAAGGCCGGCACGGATTACACCTGCCTTCCAGGCCTTGGTGTCAACGAGGTCATCTCCACCGGCGGTGACGCTTTCTACTTCCCGGTCCTGAAGGATGAGGAAAAGTCGAAGGCGCAGGACGTGCTGGCGGAAACGCTGCTTGCTCCGGCAACGCAGGTTGCCTTCAACCTGAAGAAAGGCTCGCTGCCGGTTCGCGGTGACGTCGATCTTACCGCTGCCAACGACTGCATGAAGAAGGGTCTGGAAATCCTCGCCAAGGGCAACGTGATCCAGGGCACCGACCAGCTGCTTT
- the gndA gene encoding NADP-dependent phosphogluconate dehydrogenase: MAQAEIGLIGLGVMGSNLALNIAEKGNKIAVFNRTVEATRKFYAEAGDLQGQIVPCETIEEFVAAIRPPRPIIIMIKAGDPVDQQMELLKPYLEKNDIMIDAGNANFRDTMRRFDNLKDSGLTFIGMGVSGGEEGARHGPSIMVGGTEDSWKRVEKVLTSIAAKYNDDPCVAWLGENGAGHFVKTIHNGIEYADMQMIAEIYGILRDGLKMSATEISEVFGTWNKGRLNSYLIEITEKVLKAADPITGGPIVDLILDKAGQKGTGKWSAIEAQNMGVPATGIEAAVAARSISSMKEEREAAEKVLGLPDGELKIADKAAFLKDLESALLASKIGAYAQGFAVMSAASKEFGWNLPMPTIARIWRAGCIIRSQFLDEITTAFTKDPDVANLIVTPAFATMVKETDGALRRVVSAAVLAGLPVPALASALGYFDSYRRGRGTANVIQAQRDFFGAHGFDRVDGKAAHHGPWGSGLNA; encoded by the coding sequence GTGGCACAAGCGGAAATCGGCCTTATCGGTCTTGGCGTCATGGGATCGAACCTGGCGCTCAACATCGCTGAAAAAGGTAACAAGATCGCGGTTTTCAACCGTACGGTCGAGGCGACGCGCAAGTTCTATGCCGAGGCTGGCGATCTGCAGGGGCAGATCGTTCCCTGCGAGACCATCGAAGAGTTCGTGGCCGCCATTCGTCCGCCGCGCCCCATCATCATCATGATCAAGGCGGGTGATCCCGTCGATCAGCAGATGGAGCTGTTGAAGCCCTATCTCGAAAAGAACGATATCATGATCGATGCCGGCAATGCGAACTTCCGCGACACGATGCGCCGTTTCGACAACCTCAAGGACAGCGGCCTGACGTTTATCGGCATGGGTGTTTCCGGCGGTGAAGAAGGTGCCCGCCACGGTCCTTCGATCATGGTCGGCGGCACGGAAGATTCGTGGAAGCGCGTCGAAAAGGTCCTGACGTCGATTGCCGCCAAGTACAACGATGATCCGTGCGTTGCATGGCTCGGCGAAAATGGCGCAGGTCACTTCGTCAAGACTATCCACAACGGCATCGAATATGCCGACATGCAGATGATCGCCGAGATCTACGGCATCCTGCGCGATGGCCTGAAGATGAGCGCCACCGAGATCAGTGAAGTCTTCGGTACCTGGAACAAGGGTCGCCTCAACTCCTACCTGATCGAAATCACCGAGAAGGTCCTGAAGGCCGCCGATCCGATCACCGGCGGACCGATTGTCGATCTGATCCTCGACAAGGCGGGCCAGAAGGGCACCGGCAAATGGTCGGCAATCGAGGCGCAGAACATGGGCGTGCCGGCAACCGGCATCGAAGCCGCCGTTGCTGCCCGTAGCATCTCGTCGATGAAGGAAGAGCGCGAAGCGGCCGAGAAAGTGCTTGGCCTACCTGACGGCGAACTGAAAATTGCCGACAAGGCTGCCTTCCTCAAGGATCTGGAAAGTGCGCTTCTCGCTTCGAAGATCGGCGCTTATGCGCAGGGCTTCGCCGTCATGTCTGCGGCATCGAAGGAATTCGGCTGGAATCTACCGATGCCGACTATCGCCCGCATCTGGCGCGCTGGCTGCATCATCCGCTCGCAGTTCCTCGACGAGATCACCACGGCTTTCACCAAGGACCCGGATGTCGCCAACCTGATCGTCACCCCGGCCTTCGCTACCATGGTCAAGGAAACCGATGGCGCGCTGCGCCGCGTGGTTTCTGCCGCCGTGCTCGCTGGCCTGCCGGTTCCAGCGCTGGCATCGGCCCTCGGCTATTTCGACAGCTACCGTCGCGGCCGCGGCACAGCCAATGTCATCCAGGCTCAGCGCGACTTCTTCGGCGCCCATGGCTTTGATCGCGTTGATGGCAAGGCCGCGCATCACGGCCCGTGGGGCAGCGGCCTCAACGCCTGA
- a CDS encoding lipid A biosynthesis lauroyl acyltransferase: MLITRLVLAARRTQQWLLAQLAFVPLQILKLFPVDGAINFADRFARFVGPKTFRHRLMLTNLRNAFPEKGEAEILGIAMESWGGMGRMAAEYVFLDQLFDFDPESSEPGRVEVSGIPLFVELRDNPRPFIVFTAHSGNFEMLPVAGAAFGLEVTVLFRPPNNPYVADKVFEFRRARMGNLVPSHAGSSFTLARQLERGKAVGVLVDQKFKKGLSTQFFGRDVKTNPLVAKLVRQFNCDVYPARCIRLPGNRYRLELEPAIEIPRREDGAVDVGGTAQLLNDTVERWVREYPGQWLWYHDRWRIKKKLRG; the protein is encoded by the coding sequence ATGCTGATCACCCGGCTGGTGCTTGCCGCACGCCGCACGCAGCAGTGGCTGCTGGCGCAGCTTGCTTTCGTACCGCTTCAGATTCTGAAGCTTTTTCCGGTGGATGGGGCGATAAACTTTGCGGACCGCTTCGCTCGTTTTGTCGGTCCAAAGACCTTCCGCCACCGGTTGATGCTGACCAATCTGCGTAATGCCTTTCCGGAGAAAGGCGAGGCGGAAATCCTCGGTATCGCCATGGAAAGCTGGGGGGGCATGGGCCGAATGGCCGCCGAATACGTGTTCCTCGACCAGCTGTTCGATTTCGATCCGGAAAGTTCCGAGCCCGGGCGTGTCGAAGTCTCGGGCATTCCACTGTTCGTCGAATTGCGTGACAATCCCCGGCCTTTCATCGTATTCACCGCCCACAGCGGTAATTTTGAGATGCTGCCGGTCGCGGGCGCCGCCTTCGGTCTGGAGGTCACCGTCCTCTTCCGACCGCCGAACAATCCTTACGTCGCCGACAAGGTGTTCGAGTTCCGGCGCGCGCGCATGGGTAATCTGGTGCCATCACATGCAGGCTCATCCTTTACGCTTGCGCGCCAGCTGGAGCGGGGCAAGGCGGTGGGTGTTCTGGTCGACCAGAAATTCAAGAAGGGCCTGAGCACCCAGTTCTTCGGACGGGACGTCAAGACTAATCCGCTTGTCGCCAAGCTGGTTCGGCAGTTCAATTGCGATGTCTATCCCGCCCGCTGCATACGGCTTCCCGGCAACCGCTATCGCCTTGAGCTGGAACCTGCGATCGAAATCCCTCGACGCGAAGATGGCGCCGTGGATGTCGGCGGCACGGCGCAGCTGTTGAACGATACGGTAGAGCGCTGGGTTCGTGAATATCCGGGGCAATGGCTCTGGTATCATGACCGCTGGCGCATCAAGAAAAAGCTGCGGGGCTGA